The genomic interval tggctattctaaaacgttgttaacactcttgaagtcacatgtttagtgaaatcttcatgaaacttggcagaaCATTTGTCCTCATGATACCtgagctgagtttgaaaatggttctggtttgttgaaaaatataaatgcatgGGAGCATGGCAGTTTTCCTCATATTTCTGTAGTAAAACTGTGTTATTGcattagaagtcacatttatggtccaatctttgttcttatgatagctcagctgagtttgaaattgGTTATTGTTTGAGGAAAAACATTGCTACATGTATCAAGGTGCAGGGaaattttccttaaatggctatagttaaaccttgttaacactctagaagtcacatattttagtgcaatcttaatgaaacttagtcagaacacttCAAGGGATAAAAGCAAAACGGCTCTAACTGACATTTTTTCACACAATGACTTTTGAACTCGACTTATcactattatatttgaaatagtgatatagtggagctatcctttTTACCCTGGCGTCGGCGTAAGTGTTAGTGTGAGCATAAGTGTGAGCAtcggaatgttaaagtttgcataccacttcaaatattttatctatgttccttggcatattgcttttatagtttgcatacttctttaccaacatgaccccaatctataaacaagagcagactactgtatcaagcattttgtaagaattatggtcctttttccacttagaatatgcacattattgatAAATTCATCCAGAATCCATACCAGTTCTCCAAAGACATCCTTGACAACGAACGATCAGGAACATTAGAGAGCAGTATGGAGGACATAGAACAGCACTTACGCAATGTCCACAGTGATCCTTCACGGGAGGTTCCACTGGGTGACTGTTCAAGGCTAGAACCAGAAGACCCACCAGAAACTCCTTTGGACACAATTAAAGGAGCCATCATTGTCTGAGGTACAGCACGTAGTGAAGAAAGCGAGGACAGGCTCAGCCCCAGGCCCGAATGGCATTCCTTATCGTGTCTTTAAGATGTGCCCTGGCATTCTTCGGAAACTATGGACCCTACTAAGAGTTATTTGGAGAAAGGGCAAAATCCCGGATTGCTGGAAGAGAGCGGAGGGAATATTCGCCCCAAAGGAGAAGGACTCGAAGGATATTGGTCAGTTCTGGACCATTTCTCTGCTCAACGTAGAGGGGAAGATATTCTTTGCAGTCCTAGCCAAGCGACTGACAACGTTCCTTACTTACAACAACTACGTTGATACGTCAATTCCGAAGGGTGGAGTTCCCGGATTTTCAGGCTGCGTCGAGCATACCAGTGTTCTCAGCCAAGTGATCAGGGAGGCACGAGTGAACCATGATGACCTGACTGTAGTGTGGCTAGACCTTGACAACACTTATGGATCAATACCCCACAAGTTGATTGAGAAGGCACTTGAGCAGTATCATGTACCAGAACACGTTTGTAACCTGGTAAAAGACTACTACAGAGGCATTAAGCTACGCTTTGCTGTGGGAGACAAGACAACAGCATGGCAAAGCTTGGAGAAAGGCATTGTCACAGGATGCACAATCTCTGTGGTCCTGTTTGTGATGGGTATGAACCTCATCATCAATGCGGCGAAGAGAGAGACACGTGGTCCAAAAGCAGCATCAGGAATCTACTTACCTCCAGTTAAGGGATTCATGGATGACCTCACTCTGACAGCAAAGACCCACATCCAAGCAAGGTGGATGCTTTCGGCCCTAGAAGAGGCAGCAACTTGGTCCAGAATGAGGTTCAAACCCAGAAAGTCCAGAGCACTTGTTATCAGGAAAGGCCAACCAACCAAGAAATTCAATCTGACAGTGCAAGGTGAGGACATACCATCGATAATGGACAGCCCCATTAAATGCCTTGGGAAGTGGTATGATGCTACACTCCAAGATGGGAACAACATCAAGCGCATCAAGAACCAGCTCACTGAAGGGCTGAAGCAGATTGACAAAAGCGGACTACCTGGCAAATTCAAGGCCTGGTTATTCCAGAATGGACTTCTCCCACGACTGATGTGGCCACTGATGCTTTATGAGGTGGCAACAACAGTGGTGGAAGGACTGGAGAGAACCATTAGTAGGCATTTGCGAAAGTGGCTTGGCGTACCACCCAGCTTCAGCAACATTGGACTCTATGGACGATCAAATCAACTACAGCTCCCATTGAGTTCGTTGGTGGAGGAGTACAAGGTGGCAAAGGCCAGACTTGTCATGACGCTGAAGGATTCAAGGGATGACATGGTCCGAAGAGCAGGTGTTGAGACCAGGACGGGAAGAAAGTGGTCCGCTAGCCAGGCTGTAGCGCAAGCCGAGAGCGGCCTGCGACACAAAGACATTGTGGGAACAACGGCAGTGGGAACACAAGGTCTGGGCTCTGCGGAGACGAGGAGTTGGAAGAAGGCGGACAGTAGGACAAGGAGGGAGATGGTCCAGGCAGAGGTACGTCTGGCCGAAGAAGAAGATCGAGGCATAAGGGCAGTGGCAATGGGGTGCCAGGGTGCTTGGACAAAGTGGCAGACTACAGGAAAGAAGATGACATGGGCGGATATCTGGCGTAGCGAACCTCTGCGCATCAGTTTCCTGCTCAGGTCAGTCTACGACCTGCTACCTTCACCAGCAAACCTGCACAGATGGGGAAAACGTGACGACCCAACCTGCCCACTTTGCGGAAAGATAGGCACGCTAGAACATACACTATCATCTTGCCAGACAGCCCTTACACAAGGAAGatacaggtggagacacgacaaGGTCCTCCAAGAACTGGCAGACATAGTGGAAAGGGAGAGGCGAAAGAAGAGGACTGTGAAAGAGACCAGAAAGATGCAGTTTGTAAAGGAAGGGGAAACCATCAAGAAGCAGCAGGCGCAAGCAGCATTGATCCTAGATCGTGCGCAGTCATGGGAGATGGCTGTTGACCTGAAACGCAGGCTGGTTTTCCCAAGTGTAGTCCAGACAACACAACGCCCCGACATGGTGATCTGGTCGGCAAAGGACAAGTGTCTGGTGATGGTTGAACTCACAGTTCCTTGGGAGTCGCGCTGTGATGAGGCGATGGAGaggaaaacagcaaaatatgctgATCTGCAGAGGGAATGCAAGGAGAAGGGGTGGCACACGTGGCTATTCCCAGTGGAGGTCGGCATCCGAGGCTTTCCGTCAAAGTCTCTCTGGAGACTTTTCACTGCACTTGGCCTGACAGGAAGAGACAGAAAGCGAGCGGTCAACAGACTTGGGGATGCAGCGGAGAGAGCATCGAGATGGCTTTGGCTGGGGAGAGAAGAGAGGAGCTGGCAGCCGTCTACTGACACGTAGGGGATTGATCAACCCCTGGGGACCCACCACCAGGaga from Dreissena polymorpha isolate Duluth1 chromosome 1, UMN_Dpol_1.0, whole genome shotgun sequence carries:
- the LOC127851945 gene encoding uncharacterized protein LOC127851945; the encoded protein is MCPGILRKLWTLLRVIWRKGKIPDCWKRAEGIFAPKEKDSKDIGQFWTISLLNVEGKIFFAVLAKRLTTFLTYNNYVDTSIPKGGVPGFSGCVEHTSVLSQVIREARVNHDDLTVVWLDLDNTYGSIPHKLIEKALEQYHVPEHVCNLVKDYYRGIKLRFAVGDKTTAWQSLEKGIVTGCTISVVLFVMGMNLIINAAKRETRGPKAASGIYLPPVKGFMDDLTLTAKTHIQARWMLSALEEAATWSRMRFKPRKSRALVIRKGQPTKKFNLTVQGEDIPSIMDSPIKCLGKWYDATLQDGNNIKRIKNQLTEGLKQIDKSGLPGKFKAWLFQNGLLPRLMWPLMLYEVATTVVEGLERTISRHLRKWLGVPPSFSNIGLYGRSNQLQLPLSSLVEEYKVAKARLVMTLKDSRDDMVRRAGVETRTGRKWSASQAVAQAESGLRHKDIVGTTAVGTQGLGSAETRSWKKADSRTRREMVQAEVRLAEEEDRGIRAVAMGCQGAWTKWQTTGKKMTWADIWRSEPLRISFLLRSVYDLLPSPANLHRWGKRDDPTCPLCGKIGTLEHTLSSCQTALTQGRYRWRHDKVLQELADIVERERRKKRTVKETRKMQFVKEGETIKKQQAQAALILDRAQSWEMAVDLKRRLVFPSVVQTTQRPDMVIWSAKDKCLVMVELTVPWESRCDEAMERKTAKYADLQRECKEKGWHTWLFPVEVGIRGFPSKSLWRLFTALGLTGRDRKRAVNRLGDAAERASRWLWLGREERSWQPSTDT